The following is a genomic window from Brevibacterium limosum.
CGGCTCCGGATTCGAATGCGGTCGACAGTGATCCGGACAGCGTCCTCGTCGTCATCGGTGAGGATTTCGACACCGAGGCTGCCGAATCCACTCTGACTGCCGCGCTCAACGCCGACGCCGCAGGACCGGCCGTCACGGCGTCCGGCGGCAGCCGAGAACGCCTCCTCCACCACGTCCGCCTCCACACCTGAACCCCTATTGCTACCTGACGGCGGCTGAGCAACCTCGCGCGAGGTTGCTCAGCCGCCGTCAGGTAGTTCGGGGGAGGGGATCCTCCGGTTTTCCTCCGTGTTTCCTGAGGGTGGTCTGGGGGCCAACTCCCGTGCCGGGTAAGCGTCACCGCTTCTAGGGTCGAAACGTGCCCCACCGAACGGCCGTGATCGACCTGCCTGGAACAGCAGTGACAAATCATCCTTTTGGGGGACACCGTTGACTACTTTCGGGCGATCCGCTGAGGCGCTTCGCTTGGAAGACTGGCTGGAGCGCCCTGCTCACACCCCCGAACCCGGAGAAACCCGTGCACCTGATCACCCGGATGAGTCTGAAGAACCGCCTCATCGTCGGATTGCTCACCCTCGTGATCGCCGTCTTCGGCATCGTCGCGACCACCTCACTCAACCAGGAGACGATGCCCTCGGTCGACCTGCCCGGCACCTCGGTGCAGGCCACCGTCCCCGGGGCCTCCCCGGAAGTGATCGAGGAGACCGTGACCAAGCCTCTCGAGACCGCGCTCGACGGGGTCGGAGAACTCGAATCGGTGACCACCTCCACCTCCTCGGGGATGATGACCGCCGAGGTGACCTGGCCCTTCGGAAAAGATTCCGAAGAGATGACCGACGCCGTCCGCTCCGCCGTCGACGGAGTGAAATCGGATCTGCCCGCCGACGCCGAGGCCGAGGTGCTGTCCTATCAGATGGACGAGGTCCCGGTGACGATGTTCGCCGTCTCCGGCGGGGACCCGAAGACTCTGGGCGATCGCCTCGAGACCGACCTCGTCCCCGAACTCCGCGCCCTCGACGGGGTCTCGAACATCGAGGTCACAGGCCAGGACGAGCAGCGGGTCTCCATCACCTTCCGCCCCGAGGACGTGGCGGAGAAAAACGTCGTCGAGTCCTCCGTTCCCGATGAGCTCGAAGCCGCCGGCACGGTCGTCCCTGCGGGCCAGAGCTCCCAGGGCGACACCTCGATGGCCGTCGAAGTCGGCACAGAGGTCGACGCCGTCGAACAGATCGAGAAGACGCCGTTGCGCACCTCGGACGGCACCGTGCTCCTCGGGGAGGTCGCCGACGTCGACCTCGACTCGATCGAGAAGACCTCACTGTCCCGCGCCGACGGCAAGGACTCCGTGACGGTGTCGGTGACCAAGGACCAGGACGCCAATGTCGTCGACGTCTCCCACAAGGTCGCCGACACCCTCGACCGGGTGGGCCCGAAGCTCGGCGAGGACACGCAGTTCTCGACGATCTTCGACCAGGCGCCGGAGATCGAGAAGTCGATCCACGACCTCTCCGTCGAAGGCGGGCTCGGCCTGATCTTCGCGATCTTCGTCATCCTCGCCTTCCTCGGCTCGTTCCGTTCGACCATCGTCGCCGCGATCTCGATCCCGATGTCCCTGCTCATCGCGATGATCGGGCTCATGGTCGGCGACTACACCCTCAATATCCTCACCTTGGGTGCCCTGACGATCGCCGTCGGCCGCGTCGTCGACGACTCCATCGTCGTCATCGAGAACATCCGCAGGCGGCAGGGCACGAGCGACCTGACGGTCGAGGACATCGTGGCCAGCGTCAGACAGGTCGCCGGCGCCATCACCGCTTCCACGCTGACTACCGTCGCGGTGTTCCTGCCCATCGCCTTCGTCGACGGCATCGCCGGGCAGCTCTTCCGGCCCTTCTCCGTCACTGTCAGCCTGGCGCTGCTGGCCTCGCTCCTCGTGGCACTGACGATCGTCCCGGTCTTCAGCTACTGGGTCCTGCGCCGCAGCCCCAAACCGCTCTCACCCAAACGACAGGCCGCCACGGACCGCAGCTATGAGCTGTGGGCGGCCAAGCAGCACCGCCGCTCAGTGGCGCGTGCCGAACGCCGCCAGAAGACGATCGAGAAGAAGAACGCCAAACACGCGGCCAAGGGCAAGGACCCGCTGCCGGACGCGACCGTCGAACCCGTCGTCGCTCCCGCCCCCGGAAACGGTGAGGCCTCCGGCCGAGTCGATCGCCTCCAGCAGCGCAGCCTGCCGGCGATCATCTCCGCCCTGCACCACCCCTGGAGGACCATCGCCTTCTCCGTCGTCATCTTCATCGTCACGATGATGTGCGCGACCTTCCTCAAGACGGATCTGCTCGGATCGGCCGGGCAGAACTCCGTGTACATCACGCAGACCCTTCCCGCCGGCGCCTCGCTCGAAGCCGGTGACAAGGCCGCGAAGCGCGTGGAAGCCGTGCTCGGCGATGATCCGGACGTCGACACTTACTCGACGACGGTCAACGGCCCGGAATCCGGAGCAGAGAACCAGTTCAACGTCACCCTGGCCGAAGACTCCGAGGCCGAGGTCGCGACAAACCGCCTCCGCACCCAACTCGACGACCTCGGGAAGGACGCGGGCGAGATCGACGTCCAGGACGCCGGCGGCTCCGTCAGCGAGGACGTCGAGGTCACCCTCTCGGGCACCGACCTGGGTGCGCTGCGAAAGGCTGCCGACGAGGTGACGAAGAAGATGGCGGACACCGACGGTGTCCAGACCGCCCGCAACGACCTCGCCGCCGACCAGCCGG
Proteins encoded in this region:
- a CDS encoding efflux RND transporter permease subunit; the encoded protein is MSLKNRLIVGLLTLVIAVFGIVATTSLNQETMPSVDLPGTSVQATVPGASPEVIEETVTKPLETALDGVGELESVTTSTSSGMMTAEVTWPFGKDSEEMTDAVRSAVDGVKSDLPADAEAEVLSYQMDEVPVTMFAVSGGDPKTLGDRLETDLVPELRALDGVSNIEVTGQDEQRVSITFRPEDVAEKNVVESSVPDELEAAGTVVPAGQSSQGDTSMAVEVGTEVDAVEQIEKTPLRTSDGTVLLGEVADVDLDSIEKTSLSRADGKDSVTVSVTKDQDANVVDVSHKVADTLDRVGPKLGEDTQFSTIFDQAPEIEKSIHDLSVEGGLGLIFAIFVILAFLGSFRSTIVAAISIPMSLLIAMIGLMVGDYTLNILTLGALTIAVGRVVDDSIVVIENIRRRQGTSDLTVEDIVASVRQVAGAITASTLTTVAVFLPIAFVDGIAGQLFRPFSVTVSLALLASLLVALTIVPVFSYWVLRRSPKPLSPKRQAATDRSYELWAAKQHRRSVARAERRQKTIEKKNAKHAAKGKDPLPDATVEPVVAPAPGNGEASGRVDRLQQRSLPAIISALHHPWRTIAFSVVIFIVTMMCATFLKTDLLGSAGQNSVYITQTLPAGASLEAGDKAAKRVEAVLGDDPDVDTYSTTVNGPESGAENQFNVTLAEDSEAEVATNRLRTQLDDLGKDAGEIDVQDAGGSVSEDVEVTLSGTDLGALRKAADEVTKKMADTDGVQTARNDLAADQPVIEVDVDREKAADYGFSQAEVGQAIADALHGVEAGTIALNGQERDITLAPTHPDATPDEIRALELPVTEVQTQNAQEDATDRVEEKTDARAEEAKRKAADESAEQLESAREARDDAADQLEEARKALRDAENPPPAPSPGDMAADQVEQAREGVEQAETGLQEANDAIDDLIDGQREQEQSQEEEEALADEQAAIPDITGEPITVDEIAEVKKTETPATIDRADGDRKVTVFATPSSGQLETVTATATDLTETMDLPDGVSFDVGGASQEQAESFGQLGMAMAVAIVLVFLVMIATFRSFVQPLILLVSIPFAATGAVLLLLATGTPLGIPSLIGLLMLIGIVVTNAIVLIDLINKLREDGLDLMDAIVHGTRLRLRPILMTAAATIFALVPMSFGLTGGGVFISQPLAIVVISGLTSSTVLTLILVPALYLLVERRKEVRAAHREEKRAQKRADDEARIETETAEVALRTDGQ